The region atcaaggaAGCAATCAAACTATCAATTAATCAACTTGGTTTGTCAAAAGTATCTTCCTCGCTATTggtaaaacatatacatagaggGCGGGATTTCACTCGGTTTCCATCTGCGAAATGCATTCTCAAAGCAATGATTGACTCGGAGCTCTAGTTTTTttactttaaccagttgagcattcccTTGGTGGTTGAAAATATGTGCATCGCTGATCATGAGCtgaagtggttgggaagcatcaaatccatgtgttgagaggaattcttttgggtgTGAGCAATTCATCAGTGGAAATATGAGCGTTTGTTCATCATCCTTCAGTAACTGTTTTTAGGGAACTTTTGAGCGAGAGGAGTTACTCGATCTAAAGAAAATTGCAACTGGATCCCACCCGCAAGTTTATGCGTTGTTTATCGTGATATGAGAACACTATGTCGCGTACCTAGCGTTTTGATGTGTGTGCCTGGTatacacttatcagacgggtagtcgtgatgggtatactgggtttcgtataattgcaccccagtgtcactttgatgatatgctctgctctctcactcaatgataataaaaactgtatgtattgatatacaaaaatatttcaaaaatacttAGTGTTCTTCACGTCATTTTGCAGATAATGACATTGCTATCTTGGAATTGAAGTCACCTGTCCCGACCAGCCGATGTATCATGCCTATAGAGGTACCAAAGAAAGGAGATACATTCAAAACGCGATGTGTCACTGCTGGATGGGGTCAGACCGGAGGTATGTCatgttaatttataaaattttatctcTGGAATTGAAAGTTTAGTCCCAAATAcgatttatacatttatttattaacaaaatatttcatgttctttgcatttattttattatctagaAACTGGACATTACCCAATCCAGATGAAACGAACTAATATTGATATCATCCCAAATGATAAATGCCAACCCTATTCTCCTGGTGCCTCGGTTGAAATGCATATCTGTGCTGGCGACCTCAAAAGAAATGGACAAAATATTTGTTACGTAAGATGACGTTTATTTATGATTTCAGATTATAAGCATATTTGTTCCAtttcatattttaactttttgcattccatccatccatctatccatccatccattcatctatccatccatcggGCCATCCGTCTTTTCATCTATCTTCGTCCACTATGTCTGCGAGAGTCGTAGGGGCAGAGTCCATAGGCATCTCAGTCATATGCGGAGTGAAAATCAAGGAAAATAAATCAGTCGTAGTGAGGGACATAGATTTGTTAAGGTTCATGCGCCCACTCTTTTCCTTAAATCGGCACTGCCTATACAGCCACACAGTGCGCAacacgtcagatgtcgaagtgaatgtaaagtaacataaaatgaaatgatcTCCTTAACCGTAAAACGTAACCCGGTCATCTGATCAACAGTTCCACACTCTAAACATTAGGTGACCATCTTTGCCCCATAGAAATACTTTTTTTCTAAATCCTAATGCAACCTGATGGGAAAAGAAAAAGCTAAATAGTGCAGGTACATTTCTAATTTATAAGAATATCAAAATGAATATTTGAGcaggattttattttattttgaaaatacgcTATCTTCATCTGTTCGTGtctctttgtatctctttctctctttctctctctgcctctgcaTGTCTCTTGGtctatctctcttactctctctgtctctgtctatgtctgcctatctgtctggttcgttctctctctttcgcgctctctaaatatattcatcattttgTATGAATTAATCTGTCTCTGTACAGATGTGTATTTGAATGATAAATGTttgtaacaattatttttaaatgcttcAATCCTAAGTAGATAAAGTTATAAGTAATAGCTtgcaaatattgtttttaattctaaaaaaaaacacacttctGGTGGAAAAAAAGAGATGGCCCCACAAGTTTTGattaatacaatatttacatgttatttttaatgagcatatttactttgaaatcaattgttttaaattaaattatttcacgttctatCGAAGTTTCTCACTATTTATCACATAATGTCTTTCTTATTATTACATAGGGAGATTCTGGCGGTGGTCTTATCTGCAGGAGGAACTCTGATAACAAATACGTCGTTGCTGGCATTTCTTCTTACGGCTTTGATTGTGATGAAGGATTCGGTGTCTTCACAAACACCGCCAATTACAGAGATTTCATTAATAACAATACTACATAGTAACTCGGTCCCAAACAATAAACcattttattaaatgaataaatcttTAAATCAAATTTGTCTTACTATTtcttctgttgcttttttttgttgtcgGTTATATTTTATTTCGCTACAGTCATTAGAATATGACCATACTgcagcaccgtcttgaagaatttttagtagaataAACCAGGTACATATTCTAACGATTTTTAATTTTATTNNNNNNNNNNNNNNNNNNNNNNNNNNNNNNNNNNNNNNNNNNNNNNNNNNNNNNNNNNNNNNNNNNNNNNNNNNNNNNNNNNNNNNNNNNNNNNNNNNNNNNNNNNNNNNNNNNNNNNNNNNNNNNNNNNNNNNNNNNNNNNNNNNNNNNNNNNNNNNNNNNNNNNNNNNNNNNNNNNNNNNNNNNNNNNNNNNNNNNNNNNNNNNNNNNNNNNNNNNNNNNNNNNNNNNNNNNNNNNNNNNNNNNNNNNNNNNNNNNNNNNNNNNNNNNNNNNGGTCATATTGCcaatttagccaataaaaacacacgcactgtatatttggtgttaatttgcttcagttttatattacattatattacattaatcctatttcggccaaagttctttcgtcacacttctgtgacctcatcagtggtcctttgctttcttctttcttatgtgtgtctcaccttgctaactatcagccatgtTGTATGGCTGacatttagcaaggtgagacacaccatgtcgcgtacatatgattgtgatgcgtgtgcctagtgtacccttatcagacggctagtcatgatggctatattgggctttgtatattttaccaaagtgtcaatttgatggcatgcactgctctctcactcaataataataacaataataataacatcgaaaaacacctcaggaatgagaacctaggttcgaaatgtCCCAAAGACACCTAATTAAGTCTGGAGGGTATCATCCGAAACgctgcgttaacaacaaacaagacgaggacatatatccatcaaatatagataatgtaaataaagtagatGTTATTAAAAgaacatgtaaatattgtgtgAAACAAAACTTGTGCGGCAGTCTATTTTTCCTAGAAGTGTTttcgtaaataatatatatatatataagcttactattagaatatatatacacacacacacacacacacacacacacacacacacacacatatatatatatatatatatatatatatatatatatatatatatatatatatatatatatgcatacatacatatataaacttgctTTTAGCAAATTTTGGGATGCGTGGCATTCAGTGAATGAAAAATGCTTTAAATACTACAGAAACTACACCTAGGGCAGACACAGAAGAGCTGTAGTTTTTCATGAGTTTTCgaccaaaaaataataataatctgtatcgtgcctttaacgataatTTCGTATATCGGAGGAAACGGCAAAATTTGCGTAGATTTAGGGCTCGGTCAAGTAAGAAATTACTGGGTGGACGtaagaaagtaaacaaatgcaATTTGAAACGATAGatgaatacaataaataaagTCTTTCAGCCAAACACGAGAATAAATATTAACACCAAGATGAAATCCTCTactggaaataaaaaagaaaattagtaagACAGGAGAAAATTTTGACCGTAACACTTGGAGTCCAGTGGTTAAAAGACAGAGAAGGGGAAATTAATCACGGGTTAAGTGTGAGCATGAGATAAGAGGGAAGAataggagagaagagagagcgggagggatagagagagagagagagagaacaagtgaAGAAGGGGACATGGATTCGAACTTGGCTGTACGGTTTAGAAGCTCCATGTGCAAGTTCGTGCCTCCGGGTTCAGAGCAACTGCGTGCCActttggagaagtgtcttctactaatatcCCCGGACCAGCTAATGCAATATAAatatggaatctgaaagaagctcgtcttgcattatacacacacacacacacacacacacacacacacacacaNNNNNNNNNNaacaagagtgaaaaaactacagaaggcttgtgttacatggttaaagtgtatatttaaaatatgtcagaaaaatgttataaaatttttttggtatataaccattgtatttggagaaataaccggtttcgtgttgtc is a window of Octopus bimaculoides isolate UCB-OBI-ISO-001 chromosome 10, ASM119413v2, whole genome shotgun sequence DNA encoding:
- the LOC106868592 gene encoding plasma kallikrein, with protein sequence MYKSLGLIILAVVACFHAVPIKDVDEHIVGGSDSRHCEFPHMVYLDIALGDGGTFCGASLIGKKHVLTAAHCLKNKDVTGITANFGSTNKNNATVQIPVKKWVLHRNYVRGRTFDNDIAILELKSPVPTSRCIMPIEVPKKGDTFKTRCVTAGWGQTGETGHYPIQMKRTNIDIIPNDKCQPYSPGASVEMHICAGDLKRNGQNICYGDSGGGLICRRNSDNKYVVAGISSYGFDCDEGFGVFTNTANYRDFINNNTT